One genomic window of Vibrio parahaemolyticus includes the following:
- the hcp gene encoding hydroxylamine reductase: MFCIQCEQTIQTPAVKGCSFAQGMCGKTSEVSDLQDVLVYTLQGVSFWASKALEFNIINDEINQWAPKAFFSTLTNVNFDPERILELTSQAATYKALLKEQVMSAATLADTEVADIPAVAHFELPDSAEAILAFAPQVAVNRGKDQVHEDVIGLRLLCLYGLKGAAAYMEHARVLEQTNNDIYAEYHEIMAWLGTDPEDLGELLDCSMRIGLMNYKVMEMLDQGETTTFGHPEPTTVNVKSVKGKCILVSGHDLHDLEKILQQTEGKGINVYTNGEMLPAHGYPELKKYPHLVGNYGSAWQNQQKEFANFPGAIVMTSNCLLNPNVGQYADRLFTRSIVGWPGVAHIEGDDFSQVIECALAQDGFQHDEIEHHITVGFGRNALMNAAPAVIDQVKQGNIKHFFLVGGCDGDKAERSYYTDFTAEAPEDTLILTLACGKFRFNKNTFGDINGIPRLLDVGQCNDAYSAIQLALALAKEFDCDINELPLTLVLSWFEQKAIVILLTLFALGVKGIYTGPTAPAFLTPNLIAIIQEKFDMRSIGNVQDDLKAILAA, from the coding sequence ATGTTCTGTATTCAATGTGAACAGACAATTCAAACCCCTGCTGTTAAAGGTTGTTCTTTTGCACAAGGCATGTGTGGCAAAACTTCTGAAGTATCAGACCTACAAGACGTGTTGGTTTACACACTGCAAGGGGTTTCTTTTTGGGCATCAAAAGCACTTGAATTCAACATCATTAACGATGAAATCAACCAATGGGCACCCAAGGCATTTTTCTCTACATTGACGAACGTTAACTTCGACCCTGAACGCATCCTGGAGTTAACTTCTCAAGCTGCAACGTACAAAGCATTGTTAAAAGAGCAAGTGATGTCTGCAGCAACGCTTGCCGATACCGAAGTCGCTGACATTCCTGCGGTTGCTCACTTTGAGCTACCAGACAGCGCAGAAGCTATCTTAGCTTTTGCTCCTCAAGTCGCGGTTAACCGTGGTAAAGACCAAGTACATGAAGATGTTATTGGCCTACGCCTACTTTGCCTATACGGACTTAAAGGTGCCGCAGCGTACATGGAGCACGCACGCGTTCTTGAGCAAACCAACAACGATATCTATGCCGAATACCATGAAATCATGGCGTGGTTAGGCACAGATCCTGAAGATCTTGGCGAACTACTTGATTGCTCAATGCGCATTGGCCTGATGAACTACAAAGTGATGGAAATGCTCGACCAAGGTGAAACTACGACCTTCGGCCATCCTGAACCAACAACGGTGAACGTCAAATCAGTAAAAGGCAAATGTATTCTTGTCTCTGGCCATGATTTGCATGACCTAGAAAAAATCCTGCAACAAACCGAAGGCAAGGGCATCAACGTTTACACCAACGGTGAAATGCTGCCTGCACACGGCTACCCAGAGCTGAAGAAATACCCTCATCTTGTCGGCAACTACGGCAGCGCATGGCAAAACCAACAGAAAGAATTCGCAAACTTCCCTGGCGCAATCGTAATGACGTCAAACTGCTTATTGAATCCAAATGTGGGTCAATACGCAGACCGTTTATTCACTCGTAGTATTGTTGGCTGGCCTGGTGTGGCTCACATCGAAGGCGATGATTTTAGCCAAGTGATTGAATGTGCTCTAGCGCAAGACGGTTTCCAACACGATGAAATCGAACACCACATCACGGTTGGTTTTGGTCGCAATGCACTGATGAATGCCGCCCCTGCGGTTATCGATCAAGTGAAGCAAGGCAACATCAAACACTTCTTCCTAGTCGGCGGTTGTGATGGTGATAAAGCTGAACGCAGCTACTACACCGATTTTACGGCTGAAGCGCCAGAAGACACGCTAATCCTGACCTTGGCGTGTGGTAAGTTCCGCTTCAACAAGAATACGTTCGGCGATATCAACGGTATCCCTCGCCTATTGGATGTGGGCCAATGTAACGATGCTTACTCTGCAATCCAGCTTGCACTTGCACTGGCGAAAGAGTTTGACTGTGACATCAATGAGCTACCACTCACGCTTGTACTTTCTTGGTTCGAGCAAAAAGCGATCGTTATCTTGCTAACGCTATTTGCATTGGGCGTGAAAGGCATTTACACAGGCCCTACTGCACCGGCATTCCTTACGCCAAACCTAATCGCCATCATCCAAGAGAAGTTCGATATGCGCAGTATTGGCAATGTTCAGGATGATCTAAAAGCTATCCTAGCAGCTTAA
- the norR gene encoding nitric oxide reductase transcriptional regulator NorR, which produces MTPTVDHVLLNIALNLSSNRSHEQQYQNLIDGVAQVFPCDASCLFIFDEDGFLTPVAVKGLSSSVLGRRYFPKAHPRLDAIIHSREPVRFDADCSLPDPFDGTLLTEDQCIDVHDCMGFSLYVEGQLVGALTMDALTIGAFDDIDPVAIETFAALTAATLRNIAQLKALKAQNQKQKSVTQTLIQQARSQHGEMVGLSPQINQLRNNIATVAQSDYAVLITGETGTGKELVAHSVHAQSHRSDKPMIYVNCAALPEGLAESELFGHVKGAFTGANSHRAGKFELADGGTIFLDEVGELPLILQAKLLRVIQQGELQRVGSDQHLMVNVRIIAATNRQLEKEVEAGTFRADLFHRLNVFPIQVPPLRARDGDIPVLAGYLLEKVRQQFNAPNLHVHPKVLTQLESLPWYGNVRELEHTLTRAALHAIQQGASTIMLNHFDTSLALDDVKNTSHYLPKESQPMRELIESYQRDLIEHALSQTGGVWAKAAEFLQMDRGNLYRMGKKLGINK; this is translated from the coding sequence ATGACACCGACTGTTGACCACGTACTCCTTAATATCGCGCTAAACCTCAGCTCTAATCGCTCTCACGAGCAGCAATATCAAAACCTCATTGATGGGGTCGCGCAAGTATTCCCATGTGATGCGAGCTGCCTGTTTATCTTCGATGAGGATGGGTTTCTGACTCCTGTCGCGGTAAAAGGCTTATCCAGCTCGGTCTTAGGTCGTCGCTATTTCCCCAAAGCACATCCACGCTTAGATGCCATTATTCATAGCCGTGAGCCGGTGCGTTTCGATGCCGATTGTTCACTGCCTGATCCTTTTGACGGCACACTATTAACCGAAGACCAGTGCATTGATGTTCACGATTGCATGGGCTTTAGCTTGTATGTGGAAGGACAACTTGTTGGCGCGTTAACCATGGACGCCCTAACCATTGGCGCATTTGATGACATTGACCCTGTCGCTATCGAAACCTTTGCGGCTTTGACCGCTGCGACATTGCGTAACATTGCTCAATTAAAAGCACTCAAAGCGCAAAACCAGAAGCAAAAAAGCGTCACTCAAACCCTTATCCAGCAAGCCCGTTCTCAACATGGTGAAATGGTGGGTTTAAGTCCGCAGATCAACCAGTTACGAAACAACATTGCGACCGTTGCTCAATCAGATTACGCGGTACTTATCACAGGAGAGACCGGTACTGGTAAAGAACTGGTCGCGCACTCGGTGCACGCGCAATCTCATCGTAGCGATAAGCCGATGATTTACGTCAACTGTGCGGCCCTGCCTGAAGGTCTGGCTGAGAGTGAACTGTTTGGCCATGTCAAAGGCGCATTTACAGGTGCGAATAGCCACCGTGCCGGTAAGTTTGAATTGGCAGACGGTGGAACGATTTTCCTTGATGAAGTGGGTGAACTGCCTTTGATTTTGCAAGCAAAATTGCTGCGCGTAATTCAGCAAGGCGAGCTGCAACGTGTAGGTAGCGATCAGCATTTGATGGTCAATGTGCGCATCATCGCCGCGACCAATCGACAATTAGAAAAAGAGGTCGAAGCTGGCACGTTTCGAGCAGACCTTTTCCACCGTTTGAACGTGTTCCCAATCCAAGTCCCCCCACTGCGTGCCCGTGACGGGGATATTCCCGTTTTAGCAGGATATTTGTTGGAAAAAGTACGCCAACAATTCAATGCACCCAATCTGCACGTTCATCCTAAAGTGTTGACTCAATTGGAATCTTTACCTTGGTACGGAAACGTGCGCGAGCTCGAACACACTTTAACTCGCGCGGCTTTGCACGCCATTCAACAAGGCGCAAGCACGATCATGCTTAACCATTTCGACACCTCATTGGCTCTCGATGATGTAAAAAACACATCACATTATTTACCCAAAGAAAGCCAACCAATGCGAGAGCTAATAGAAAGCTATCAGCGTGATTTAATTGAACATGCTTTGAGCCAAACTGGTGGCGTTTGGGCAAAAGCGGCGGAGTTTTTACAAATGGATCGCGGTAACTTATATCGAATGGGTAAAAAGCTCGGGATCAATAAATAA
- a CDS encoding glycine zipper 2TM domain-containing protein: MKKHIKLGMLLTITCAIVLGGCSSPNPYGDAYGSSDTRKVQQVYYGTIEKVEPVTIDASTQSNAIGTIAGAAVGGILGSKIGGGSGSDIAAIGGGLLGGYAGSKAAEATAKRNGVNLTIRLEDGKIISVVQEANPNMIFQPGQAVQINMSGNDARVVPR; encoded by the coding sequence ATGAAAAAACACATCAAGTTAGGCATGTTGCTCACCATTACTTGTGCGATCGTGCTTGGCGGCTGTAGCTCACCTAACCCGTACGGAGATGCATACGGCTCGTCCGACACTCGCAAAGTTCAGCAGGTTTACTACGGCACGATAGAAAAAGTAGAACCCGTAACCATTGATGCCTCTACCCAATCCAACGCCATCGGTACAATAGCAGGGGCTGCCGTGGGTGGTATTTTGGGTTCGAAAATTGGGGGCGGTTCTGGCTCGGATATCGCAGCCATTGGTGGTGGTTTATTAGGTGGTTATGCAGGTAGTAAAGCCGCCGAAGCAACCGCGAAAAGAAATGGTGTGAACCTGACCATTCGATTAGAGGATGGAAAGATCATATCTGTCGTTCAAGAAGCAAACCCAAACATGATTTTCCAGCCAGGCCAAGCCGTTCAAATCAACATGTCTGGTAATGACGCAAGGGTTGTACCTCGCTAA
- a CDS encoding CDP-alcohol phosphatidyltransferase family protein, which produces MLDSLSIKLIRKPLALSATYLDKCGITANQTTVFGFVLGCFALPALITEQYLLALLFILLNRICDGLDGALARIQGITDAGGFLDISLDFLFYSLIPFGFVLANPEQNAIAGAFLIFSFVGTGSSFLAFAIMAGKQGIDNPVYKHKSLYYMSGLTEGTETIGCFVLFCLMPQHFSVIAYIFGAACWFTTFTRIYSGFHTLKGR; this is translated from the coding sequence ATGCTTGATAGCCTGAGTATAAAGCTCATCCGCAAACCGCTGGCACTCAGTGCGACATACCTCGACAAATGTGGCATCACCGCAAACCAAACGACAGTATTTGGTTTTGTGCTTGGCTGCTTTGCCCTACCGGCTTTGATCACCGAACAATACTTGTTGGCATTGCTGTTTATTTTGCTGAACAGAATCTGTGATGGATTAGACGGCGCACTGGCGAGGATTCAAGGCATTACCGATGCGGGCGGTTTTCTCGATATCAGCTTAGATTTTCTGTTCTATTCCCTGATTCCTTTTGGTTTTGTGTTAGCAAACCCAGAACAAAATGCCATTGCAGGGGCATTTTTGATTTTTTCCTTTGTCGGAACGGGAAGCAGCTTTTTGGCTTTTGCCATCATGGCAGGGAAACAAGGCATCGATAATCCGGTGTATAAACACAAATCTCTCTACTACATGAGCGGCTTAACCGAAGGCACGGAAACCATCGGCTGTTTTGTGCTGTTTTGCCTGATGCCACAACACTTTTCGGTCATTGCATACATCTTCGGTGCGGCATGTTGGTTTACCACATTCACGCGAATTTACTCTGGGTTTCATACGCTCAAAGGCCGTTAA
- a CDS encoding ATP-binding cassette domain-containing protein → MSLCLENLAIRKANGDTLFSAFNMTVEKGEIVTLMGPSGCGKSTLLDAIAGHLSAEFNYSGSITLDNEKLDALPAHKRQVGILFQDDLLFPHLTVWENLAFALPNSIKGEERKAHAMQALKNIALTKLAESFPDQISGGQRARIALTRMLLAKPKVALLDEPYSKLDKDLRVQFRNWVVEQLQQANIPTLMVTHDEDDIPNGSRCLNWPWETNHA, encoded by the coding sequence ATGAGTCTTTGTCTCGAAAACCTCGCCATCCGTAAAGCCAATGGCGACACGCTTTTTTCTGCGTTCAACATGACCGTAGAGAAAGGTGAAATTGTTACTCTGATGGGACCAAGTGGTTGTGGTAAATCCACTTTGTTGGATGCTATTGCTGGGCACCTATCCGCCGAGTTCAACTACTCTGGATCCATTACGCTTGATAACGAAAAGTTGGATGCCCTCCCTGCCCATAAGCGTCAGGTCGGTATTCTATTCCAAGACGATTTGCTCTTCCCCCACTTGACGGTGTGGGAGAACCTTGCCTTCGCGCTACCAAACTCAATCAAAGGTGAAGAACGTAAAGCTCACGCCATGCAAGCACTGAAGAACATTGCATTGACCAAACTTGCCGAATCCTTCCCAGATCAAATCTCCGGAGGACAACGTGCCCGTATTGCTTTGACTCGTATGCTGTTGGCAAAGCCGAAAGTTGCGCTACTCGATGAGCCCTACAGCAAGTTAGATAAAGATCTGCGCGTACAATTTCGCAATTGGGTGGTCGAGCAATTGCAGCAAGCGAACATCCCTACTTTGATGGTAACGCACGATGAAGACGACATTCCCAATGGCAGCCGCTGCCTAAACTGGCCGTGGGAGACAAATCATGCTTGA
- a CDS encoding ABC transporter permease, producing the protein MLRALYLIIIAVCILPTIPGLLGVVVSALGYVPPIGLHHFSLDGFNAVFDWEGVWTSIGLTFYSAIFSSYLACLITFAILQASWGSKFWRKIEVSLSPLLAMPHVAFAIGFAFLFAPTGMGVRVLNQLFGYDPNAQTVNDLALLIKDPHALGLIIMLAIKEVPFLLLMSIPILQQLKVDKIEKVSHSMGYSSAQAWWKCVFPQWIAKLRFPMLAVLAYSLSVVDVALIIGPTNPPTFAVLVWQWFNDPDLSLLPRAAAGAVVLFAIASLLIGFARLMEWCITKGFKRWQYSGRNGFRLPGKTLFSLIALLALLMIPLMVVWSFAQRWRFPDLLPSRYSLRFWEYEWHSILGTLEQSMLIAVISATVALALALIAHEYRLRYRWQVPGYIIAIPMLIPQLSVLFGMQVVTLYLNSNAYFFWVCWAHVFFAFPFIYLSLDGPWRSFDNGLTRVALSLGKTPMQAWLKVKLPILLPAIAFAWAVGISVSLAQYLPTLVLGAGRISTITTEAVALSSGFDRRVTAIYAIWQALLPFLFFSFAILLSRLHVKYRRLSIKGLLLNESLSRKPRHP; encoded by the coding sequence ATGTTAAGAGCGCTATATTTAATCATTATCGCTGTTTGTATTTTACCTACCATTCCGGGACTACTCGGAGTGGTGGTTTCTGCGCTCGGTTATGTACCTCCTATCGGCTTGCACCACTTTTCTTTGGATGGATTTAACGCTGTTTTTGATTGGGAGGGTGTTTGGACATCCATCGGGCTGACTTTCTACTCTGCCATTTTCAGTAGCTACTTGGCTTGCTTGATCACATTTGCGATTTTGCAAGCATCGTGGGGCAGCAAGTTTTGGCGAAAAATTGAAGTTAGCCTCTCGCCACTTCTCGCTATGCCGCATGTCGCGTTTGCAATTGGCTTTGCCTTCTTATTTGCCCCAACAGGTATGGGCGTTAGGGTTCTCAACCAACTGTTTGGTTACGATCCAAATGCGCAAACGGTGAATGACTTAGCATTGCTGATTAAAGACCCGCATGCACTCGGTTTGATCATCATGCTTGCGATTAAAGAAGTGCCGTTTTTATTGTTGATGAGTATTCCAATTCTTCAGCAATTGAAAGTCGATAAGATTGAAAAAGTCAGTCACTCAATGGGCTACAGTTCGGCGCAAGCGTGGTGGAAATGCGTATTCCCACAATGGATAGCAAAACTGCGCTTTCCAATGCTGGCGGTATTGGCTTACAGCTTGTCGGTTGTCGATGTTGCATTGATTATTGGCCCTACCAACCCACCAACGTTTGCGGTTTTGGTATGGCAGTGGTTTAACGATCCTGATTTATCACTTCTACCAAGAGCTGCCGCAGGTGCGGTCGTGTTGTTTGCTATCGCTAGCCTTTTGATTGGATTTGCACGCTTAATGGAATGGTGTATTACCAAAGGCTTCAAACGCTGGCAGTACTCTGGTCGAAACGGGTTTCGTTTACCCGGTAAAACCCTATTTTCACTGATCGCGCTACTTGCACTTCTAATGATTCCACTCATGGTGGTATGGAGCTTTGCTCAACGCTGGCGCTTTCCAGATTTACTACCGAGCCGCTATAGCCTGCGTTTTTGGGAATACGAATGGCACAGTATTCTTGGTACGCTGGAGCAGAGCATGCTAATTGCCGTTATCAGCGCGACCGTCGCTCTAGCCCTTGCCTTGATCGCACATGAGTATCGCCTTCGTTATCGCTGGCAGGTGCCCGGTTACATCATCGCCATCCCAATGCTGATTCCTCAGCTATCCGTGCTATTCGGTATGCAAGTAGTGACGCTGTACTTAAACAGTAACGCGTATTTCTTTTGGGTATGCTGGGCGCACGTGTTCTTCGCGTTCCCATTTATTTACCTCTCGCTAGACGGTCCATGGCGCAGCTTCGATAACGGCTTAACTCGCGTCGCACTCAGCTTGGGTAAAACACCGATGCAAGCTTGGTTAAAAGTGAAACTGCCAATCCTCCTACCTGCGATTGCATTCGCATGGGCGGTTGGGATTAGCGTAAGTCTGGCGCAATACCTGCCGACATTGGTGCTAGGGGCTGGGCGCATTAGCACCATCACCACCGAAGCCGTTGCGCTATCCAGTGGTTTTGACCGACGTGTCACCGCGATTTACGCCATTTGGCAAGCACTCTTGCCGTTCTTGTTCTTCTCTTTTGCGATACTACTAAGCCGCTTACACGTGAAGTATCGCCGCTTGTCTATAAAAGGTTTACTACTGAATGAGTCTTTGTCTCGAAAACCTCGCCATCCGTAA
- a CDS encoding ABC transporter substrate-binding protein: protein MKKLLSTIGILATTFATSSFADSSAASEWQKIEQQADGQTVYFHAWGGSQEINRYIQWAGKELKSRYNVTLNHVKVTDISETTTRLIAEKAAGKNSGGSVDMVWINGENFKSMKDNQLLFGPFVEGLPSWQYVDKSLPIDVDFSEPTEGLEAPWGVGQLVFIHDEQTLHNPPRSFAEMLSYAKAFPNRLTYPRPPEFHGTSFIKALLIELTNNDPALQKPVTGETFEQITQPLWAYLDEFHKVAWRGGKQFPGGTAETLQLLDDGQIDLAITFNPNAVFSAQSSGNLAETTKAYAMDAGALSNIHFLAIPWNANASAGAQVAINFLLSPEAQSRKGNLNIWGDPSVLSSQYLTGSAKNTQQFKSIAEPHPSWQSALEKEWLKRYGN from the coding sequence ATGAAAAAGCTACTCAGTACCATTGGCATTTTAGCCACCACTTTTGCGACTTCATCTTTTGCTGACTCATCGGCCGCTAGTGAATGGCAAAAAATCGAACAACAAGCCGACGGACAAACCGTCTATTTTCATGCTTGGGGTGGTAGCCAAGAGATCAACCGCTATATCCAATGGGCAGGCAAAGAGCTTAAATCTCGCTACAACGTGACGTTAAATCACGTGAAAGTCACTGATATTTCCGAAACCACCACTCGCCTAATTGCAGAAAAAGCCGCAGGCAAAAACAGCGGTGGCAGTGTTGATATGGTTTGGATCAATGGCGAGAACTTCAAATCAATGAAGGATAACCAATTACTGTTTGGTCCTTTTGTTGAAGGTTTGCCAAGCTGGCAGTACGTTGATAAATCATTGCCAATTGATGTGGATTTTTCAGAGCCGACTGAAGGTCTGGAAGCACCTTGGGGTGTGGGGCAATTAGTGTTTATTCATGATGAGCAAACCCTGCATAACCCTCCTCGATCTTTTGCTGAAATGCTGAGTTACGCAAAAGCGTTTCCAAATCGCCTAACTTACCCTCGCCCACCAGAGTTTCATGGGACAAGCTTTATTAAAGCACTGTTGATTGAGTTGACCAACAACGATCCCGCTTTGCAAAAACCAGTCACTGGTGAAACATTTGAGCAAATCACTCAACCGCTATGGGCTTACCTAGATGAGTTCCATAAAGTTGCTTGGCGTGGCGGTAAGCAATTCCCGGGGGGGACGGCTGAAACGCTCCAATTACTGGATGATGGTCAGATTGATCTTGCGATTACCTTTAACCCAAACGCGGTTTTCTCTGCACAATCGAGCGGTAATCTTGCAGAAACCACCAAAGCGTATGCGATGGACGCAGGTGCACTCTCAAACATTCACTTCTTAGCGATTCCTTGGAACGCAAATGCCAGTGCCGGTGCGCAAGTTGCGATAAACTTTTTATTGAGCCCTGAAGCACAATCTCGCAAAGGTAACCTTAACATCTGGGGCGATCCTTCAGTGCTAAGCAGCCAATACCTAACAGGTTCGGCTAAAAATACTCAACAATTCAAATCTATCGCTGAGCCGCATCCGAGTTGGCAATCTGCCTTAGAAAAAGAATGGTTGAAACGCTACGGGAATTAA
- a CDS encoding TVP38/TMEM64 family protein, with amino-acid sequence MKFVKIALIVAVVAIALFAAKQTGILEIITDIKSLQDWIASFGVWGYAVFVAAFVFACVFLLPGSAFTIVAGIVFGPIKGGVLALFSATLGAVAAFIVARFLLRNTIMKKFGDNPIFKKIDDGVAANGTSFLILTRLVPVFPFSLQNYAYGLTSLNLGTYALVSLLTMAPGAFIFAYMAGDIATNGVSVMLLVKFAVAGLVLFGMSLIPKYIAKKKGINMEELAK; translated from the coding sequence ATGAAATTCGTAAAAATCGCTCTTATTGTCGCTGTTGTGGCTATTGCTCTGTTCGCGGCTAAACAAACTGGTATTCTTGAAATCATCACTGACATCAAGAGCCTACAAGATTGGATCGCAAGCTTTGGGGTATGGGGTTACGCCGTATTCGTAGCAGCATTCGTGTTTGCGTGTGTTTTCCTACTACCGGGCAGCGCGTTCACCATTGTGGCAGGTATCGTATTTGGTCCTATCAAAGGTGGCGTATTGGCGCTGTTTTCTGCAACGCTTGGCGCGGTGGCGGCATTCATCGTGGCGCGCTTCCTACTGCGTAATACCATCATGAAGAAGTTTGGCGACAACCCAATCTTCAAGAAAATCGATGACGGTGTAGCAGCAAACGGCACCAGCTTCTTGATTCTGACTCGTCTTGTGCCTGTATTCCCATTCAGCCTACAAAACTACGCTTACGGTCTAACCAGCCTCAACCTTGGCACTTACGCTCTGGTTTCTCTGTTGACCATGGCACCAGGCGCATTCATCTTCGCTTACATGGCGGGGGATATTGCGACAAACGGCGTGTCTGTGATGTTGCTAGTGAAATTTGCGGTTGCGGGTCTTGTGCTGTTTGGTATGTCTCTGATTCCAAAATACATCGCGAAGAAAAAAGGCATCAACATGGAAGAATTAGCGAAGTAG
- a CDS encoding (Fe-S)-binding protein, producing MSNKVFMPGCSLPSYSPEGVAAIASYLKEVFPEMGAVQKCCGKPTAAIGQTEKFKERYGQLQADFDKLDAQEVIVACQSCYGMIKKSGGTQKPVSLWKLLPEIGLPEALRGKAKNSDVVFTIHDSCSTRYEKELQDGIRWILNELGYKTSEPEHTRENTRCCGFGGMVVPANPDVATRVIKRRVEEFETDYVVVYCSACRASMMGVGTKSWHILDLMFGPVIMQGDEPPVNVLASPVKAWFNRYKSKAGLIKCMSV from the coding sequence ATGAGTAATAAAGTATTTATGCCAGGATGCAGTTTGCCATCCTATTCACCAGAAGGCGTAGCGGCCATTGCGAGCTACCTAAAAGAAGTATTCCCAGAAATGGGCGCAGTACAGAAATGCTGTGGCAAACCTACCGCGGCTATCGGCCAAACAGAGAAATTCAAAGAACGCTACGGCCAGCTTCAAGCCGACTTCGACAAGCTAGATGCACAAGAAGTCATCGTGGCGTGCCAAAGCTGCTACGGCATGATCAAAAAATCTGGCGGCACACAAAAGCCGGTTTCATTATGGAAACTGCTTCCAGAAATCGGGTTGCCAGAAGCGCTACGCGGCAAAGCAAAAAACAGTGACGTGGTGTTTACCATTCATGATTCTTGTTCGACTCGCTACGAGAAAGAACTGCAAGACGGCATTCGCTGGATCTTAAACGAGCTTGGCTACAAAACCTCTGAACCAGAACACACACGTGAAAACACGCGCTGCTGTGGCTTCGGCGGCATGGTTGTACCTGCAAACCCAGACGTGGCAACGCGCGTAATTAAGCGCCGTGTTGAAGAGTTTGAAACCGACTACGTAGTGGTTTATTGCTCGGCATGTCGTGCATCCATGATGGGTGTTGGTACGAAATCTTGGCACATTCTAGATCTAATGTTCGGCCCGGTGATCATGCAAGGCGATGAACCGCCAGTCAACGTACTCGCTAGCCCTGTGAAAGCTTGGTTCAACCGCTACAAATCAAAAGCGGGTCTGATCAAGTGTATGTCTGTGTAG